A portion of the Zootoca vivipara chromosome 6, rZooViv1.1, whole genome shotgun sequence genome contains these proteins:
- the SNX20 gene encoding sorting nexin-20: MEEGQPCLQDHQKEVQGVIVESAEDAHSDEGDGYETLTSFQPTQEQKEPTDISGDKRAQSPNSSMTTKELQEYWRNEKRSCREVKVLFEIPSAKIVEKPFSKYVMYQILVIQTGSFDSNRSVIERRYSDFEKLHMNLLKEFYDEMEDIAFPKKCMTGNFTDEIIIERKLAFQDYLRLLYSMEYTRTSRIFIDFLVRPELEEAYSCLRGGQFTKALEVLLEVIALQEKLVKHRPTLLVPTLCAIVVCHKDLENSRGAYEFGEKALLRLEKHPGHRYYMPLLETMISLAYELGKDFLYFQEKMEERKAKKRLTKMVSLKELAVQEYID; this comes from the exons ATGGAGGAGGGCCAACCTTGCTTACAAGACCATCAAAAGGAAGTCCAAGGGGTTATAGTCGAGTCTGCTGAAGATGCCCATTCAGATGAAGGAGATGGCTATGAAACCCTAACTTCATTTCAGCCAACCCAGGAGCAGAAAGAACCCACTGATATCTCAG GTGACAAAAGAGCCCAAAGTCCCAACTCTTCCATGACAACTAAGGAACTCCAAGAATACTGGCGGAATGAGAAGCGCAGTTGCAGAGAAGTCAAGGTCCTTTTCGAAATCCCGTCAGCCAAAATTGTAGAGAAGCCCTTCTCTAAATATGTG ATGTACCAGATTCTCGTCATCCAGACGGGAAGCTTTGACAGCAACAGATCAGTGATTGAGCGTCGGTATTCAGATTTCGAAAAGCTGCACATGAATCTTCTGAAGGAGTTTTATGATGAAATGGAGGATATTGCATTTCCCAAGAAGTGTATGACGGGGAACTTCACAGACGAAATCATCATCGAGAGGAAGTTAGCCTTCCAAGATTACTTGCGGCTTCTGTATTCCATGGAATACACCCGGACATCTAGAATATTTATTGACTTCTTAGTGAGACCGGAACTGGAGGAGGCCTACAGTTGCCTCCGGGGAGGACAGTTTACCAAAGCTTTGGAGGTTCTTCTGGAAGTTATAGCTCTGCAAGAGAAACTTGTCAAGCATCGGCCCACCCTATTGGTCCCAACTCTCTGTGCCATAGTCGTCTGTCACAAAGATCTGGAAAACTCAAGAGGTGCCTACGAATTTGGAGAGAAAGCTTTGCTACGCCTTGAGAAGCATCCTGGTCACAGGTACTACATGCCCCTGCTGGAAACAATGATTTCCTTAGCATACGAACTTGGCAAGGACTTTCTATATTTCCAAGAGAAGATGGAGGAGAGGAAGGCCAAAAAACGGCTAACTAAAATGGTGTCCCTAAAAGAACTTGCAGTTCAAGAGTACATAGACTGA